In Fusobacterium nucleatum, the genomic stretch ACGCATGTAGAAGAAGAAGGTTGTCCTATAAATCTTGCTCCAATGTCCTCTACAACAAATGCTCTTGTAATGGGAGATGCTCTTGCAGGTTGTCTTATGAAACTTAGAAATTTTTCTCCACAAAATTTTGCTATGTATCACCCAGGAGGAAGTTTAGGAAGAAAATTATTAACAAGAGTTGGAAACTTAATGAAGACTGGGGAAGCTCTTGCCCTTTGTAAAGCTGACACAAGTATGGAAGATATAGTAATCCTAATGAGTGAAAAAAAATTAGGTGTTGTTTGTGTAATGAACGATGAAAATAATGTATTAGTTGGAATTATCACTGAGGGAGATATAAGAAGAGCTTTAAGACATAAGGAAGAATTTTTTAAATTAAAAGCTAAAGATATAATGACAACAAACTATACTAAGATTGATAAAGAAGAAATGGCAACACAAGCTCTATCAATAATGGAAGATAGACCCCATCAAATTAATGTTCTTCCTGTATTTGATAATAATAAGTTTGTAGGAGTAATCAGAATACATGATTTATTGAAAGTTAGGTAAATAAAATAGATGAAAGTTAATATTAATAATA encodes the following:
- a CDS encoding KpsF/GutQ family sugar-phosphate isomerase: MLDTEIIEIAKNIYNTEIKSLELRMNKLSENFIKVVRKIYDCKGKVVVTGIGKTGIIGKKISATFASTGTTSIFMNSTEGLHGDLGIINPEDIVLAISNSGESDEILAIMPAIKNIGAYIIAMTGNINSRLAKASDLYINTHVEEEGCPINLAPMSSTTNALVMGDALAGCLMKLRNFSPQNFAMYHPGGSLGRKLLTRVGNLMKTGEALALCKADTSMEDIVILMSEKKLGVVCVMNDENNVLVGIITEGDIRRALRHKEEFFKLKAKDIMTTNYTKIDKEEMATQALSIMEDRPHQINVLPVFDNNKFVGVIRIHDLLKVR